A section of the Centropristis striata isolate RG_2023a ecotype Rhode Island chromosome 7, C.striata_1.0, whole genome shotgun sequence genome encodes:
- the LOC131974873 gene encoding pikachurin isoform X1 — MRFKSTAKDGLLLWRGDSPMRPNSDFLSMGLQDGALIFSFNLGSGAANIAVNGTFTDGKWHRVKAVRDGQSGKLTVDDYGAKTGRSPGKMRQLNINGPLYVGGMKEIALHTNRQYVGGLVGCVSHFTLSTDYHLALVEDAADGKNINTCSN; from the exons ATGCGTTTTAAGAGCACAGCTAAGGATGGACTGTTACTTTGGCGAGGAGACAGTCCAATGAGACCGAACAGTGACTTCCTGTCAATGGGGCTACAGGATGGTGCACTTATCTTCag TTTTAACCTGGGCAGTGGTGCGGCCAACATCGCTGTCAACGGGACCTTTACAGATGGAAAATGGCACAGAGTCAAAGCTGTGAG GGATGGCCAGTCAGGGAAGCTGACAGTGGATGATTATGGAGCAAAAACAGGCAGGTCACCAGGAAAGATGAGACAACTCAACATCAACGGACCCTTATATGTTG GTGGCATGAAAGAAATAGCTcttcacacaaacagacagtaCGTTGGAGGCTTGGTGGGCTGCGTGTCGCACTTCACGCTCTCCACTGATTATCACTTAGCGCTGGTGGAGGATGCTGCTGATGGCAAGAACATCAACACCTGCTCTAACTAA